One stretch of Chryseobacterium fluminis DNA includes these proteins:
- the kdsB gene encoding 3-deoxy-manno-octulosonate cytidylyltransferase: MKIIAVIPARYEASRFPAKLMQMLGEKTVIITTYQNVVETGLFDEVFVATDSEIIFNEIVNNGGKAVMTGPHETGSDRIAEAVQNIDCDIVINVQGDEPFLKLEPLQQLIDVFKADENQEISLASLKIRLTEKEEIENPNNVKVITDNNGFALYFSRSVIPFHREISYQIDYFKHIGVYAFRKHALLQFSKLEMKPLEISEKIECIRYLEYGMKIKLIETNFIGVGIDTPEDLEKARKLI; encoded by the coding sequence ATGAAGATTATAGCAGTTATTCCAGCACGTTATGAAGCCAGTCGCTTTCCGGCTAAGCTTATGCAAATGTTAGGCGAGAAAACCGTTATTATAACAACTTATCAGAACGTTGTGGAAACAGGTTTGTTTGATGAAGTTTTTGTAGCTACAGATTCAGAAATTATTTTTAATGAAATCGTAAACAACGGCGGAAAAGCAGTAATGACCGGACCACATGAAACAGGCAGTGACCGGATCGCAGAGGCGGTGCAAAATATTGACTGTGATATTGTGATTAACGTTCAGGGTGACGAACCTTTTTTAAAATTAGAACCTCTGCAACAATTAATTGACGTTTTTAAGGCGGATGAAAATCAGGAGATTTCATTAGCATCATTAAAAATCAGACTTACGGAAAAGGAAGAAATTGAAAACCCTAATAATGTAAAAGTTATCACGGATAATAATGGTTTCGCCCTATATTTCAGCCGTTCTGTAATTCCTTTTCACAGAGAAATTTCTTATCAGATCGATTATTTCAAGCATATCGGCGTGTACGCTTTCAGAAAGCATGCCTTATTACAATTTTCAAAACTGGAAATGAAGCCCTTGGAAATTTCTGAAAAAATAGAATGCATCCGTTATCTTGAATATGGCATGAAAATCAAGCTGATAGAAACTAATTTCATCGGAGTTGGTATCGATACTCCTGAAGATCTGGAGAAAGCCAGAAAGTTAATTTGA
- a CDS encoding glutathione peroxidase has translation MKKIFLVMLSFVAFLQSCMNQKSENSKAKTTELMGKTIYDFKVESLDGKEINFADFKGKKILIVNTASECGFTPQYADLEKVSEEYKDKVVVVGFPANNFGSQEPGTNTEIGAFCQKNYGVTFPLAAKVSVKGDDTAPIFKYLTEKELNGVKNTTILWNFTKFLVDENGKLIDTFVSTTKPTDNAITKYFK, from the coding sequence ATGAAAAAGATTTTTTTAGTAATGCTTTCATTTGTCGCTTTTTTACAAAGCTGCATGAATCAGAAAAGTGAAAATTCTAAAGCAAAAACCACCGAACTTATGGGAAAGACAATATACGATTTTAAAGTCGAAAGCCTTGACGGAAAGGAAATCAACTTTGCCGATTTTAAAGGAAAGAAAATTCTTATTGTCAATACGGCATCAGAATGTGGATTTACGCCCCAATATGCTGATCTTGAGAAGGTATCTGAAGAGTATAAGGATAAAGTGGTTGTAGTCGGATTCCCTGCTAACAATTTTGGAAGTCAGGAGCCGGGGACAAACACAGAGATCGGCGCTTTTTGTCAGAAAAATTATGGAGTCACTTTTCCCCTGGCTGCCAAAGTTTCTGTAAAGGGTGATGACACCGCTCCGATCTTTAAATACTTAACCGAAAAAGAACTGAATGGCGTAAAAAATACAACTATTCTCTGGAATTTTACAAAATTCCTGGTTGATGAAAACGGTAAACTGATCGATACTTTTGTGAGTACCACGAAACCCACGGACAACGCGATTACGAAGTATTTTAAGTAG
- the atpD gene encoding F0F1 ATP synthase subunit beta — protein sequence MANQIKGKISQIIGPVIDVVFSDLEAVPAIYDALEITKENGEKVVLEVEQHIGEDTVRCIAMDATDGLKRGQEVIGYGNPITMPIGEAVNGRLFNVVGDAIDGLQNISKEGGLPIHRPAPKFDQLSTSAEVLFTGIKVIDLVEPYAKGGKIGLFGGAGVGKTVLIQELINNIAKGHGGLSVFAGVGERTREGNDLLREMLESGIIKYGDDFMHSMENGGWDLSKVDLEAMKDSKAAFVFGQMNEPPGARARVALSGLTLAEYYRDGGESGQGRDVLFFVDNIFRFTQAGSEVSALLGRMPSAVGYQPTLASEMGAMQERITSTKNGSITSVQAVYVPADDLTDPAPATTFAHLDATTVLDRKIASLGIYPAVDPLASTSRILAPEIIGEEHYNCAQRVKEILQRYKALQDIIAILGMEELSEEDKSVVYRARKVQRFLSQPFHVAEQFTGIPGSLVDIKDTIKGFNMIMDGELDHLPEAAFNLKGTIEEAIAAGQKMLADNA from the coding sequence ATGGCAAACCAAATTAAAGGTAAAATTTCTCAAATTATTGGTCCGGTAATCGACGTTGTCTTCAGTGATCTGGAAGCAGTTCCAGCGATCTATGATGCATTGGAAATTACAAAAGAAAACGGTGAAAAAGTAGTTTTAGAGGTAGAACAGCATATTGGCGAAGATACAGTAAGATGTATCGCAATGGACGCTACTGATGGTCTTAAAAGAGGGCAGGAGGTAATCGGATACGGAAATCCTATTACCATGCCGATCGGTGAGGCTGTAAACGGAAGACTTTTCAACGTAGTTGGGGATGCTATCGACGGACTTCAAAATATTTCTAAGGAAGGTGGTCTGCCTATTCACAGACCGGCTCCGAAATTTGATCAACTTTCAACTTCTGCGGAAGTTTTATTTACAGGTATTAAAGTAATCGACTTAGTGGAGCCTTACGCAAAAGGAGGTAAAATTGGTTTGTTCGGTGGTGCCGGAGTAGGTAAAACAGTATTGATCCAGGAGTTGATTAACAATATTGCAAAAGGACACGGAGGTCTTTCGGTTTTTGCCGGAGTAGGTGAAAGAACGAGAGAAGGAAATGACCTTTTAAGAGAAATGCTGGAATCAGGTATTATCAAGTATGGTGATGATTTCATGCATTCTATGGAAAACGGAGGCTGGGATCTTTCTAAAGTAGATTTGGAAGCGATGAAAGATTCAAAAGCAGCATTCGTTTTCGGACAGATGAACGAGCCACCTGGTGCAAGAGCGAGAGTAGCACTTTCGGGTCTTACATTAGCAGAGTACTACAGAGACGGAGGTGAAAGCGGACAGGGTAGAGACGTACTTTTCTTCGTAGATAACATCTTCCGTTTTACACAGGCAGGTTCTGAGGTATCTGCACTTTTGGGCCGTATGCCATCTGCGGTAGGTTACCAGCCGACATTGGCATCTGAAATGGGTGCGATGCAGGAAAGAATTACTTCCACTAAAAACGGTTCAATTACTTCTGTACAGGCGGTTTACGTACCTGCGGATGACTTAACTGACCCGGCTCCTGCAACAACGTTTGCTCACTTGGATGCGACAACAGTACTAGACAGAAAAATTGCTTCGCTGGGTATTTATCCGGCAGTAGATCCATTGGCTTCTACTTCAAGAATCCTTGCTCCGGAAATCATCGGTGAAGAACATTATAACTGTGCTCAGAGAGTAAAAGAAATTCTTCAGAGATACAAAGCACTTCAGGATATCATCGCCATTCTTGGTATGGAGGAACTTTCTGAAGAAGATAAATCAGTAGTTTACCGTGCCAGAAAAGTTCAGAGATTCCTATCTCAGCCGTTCCACGTAGCAGAACAGTTTACAGGGATTCCAGGATCATTGGTAGATATCAAAGATACCATCAAAGGATTCAACATGATCATGGACGGTGAATTAGACCACTTACCGGAAGCAGCTTTCAACCTTAAAGGAACCATCGAGGAAGCTATCGCGGCCGGACAAAAAATGTTAGCTGATAACGCTTAA
- a CDS encoding bifunctional riboflavin kinase/FAD synthetase, translating into MKVFRNFKDYTSQKPLALSLGMFDGVHLGHKSIIDELIKVGSENSLETGVLTFWPHPRFVFNPNENLKLLNTIDEKKFLMEKYNIGNLFLKEFDEEFRNLTGEEFVRQILVGQLHVKYLIIGYDHSFGKNKSGNFELLQKLSKELDFEVEQMEAINIHENNISSTKIRNAILAGHIQEANEMLGYPYSVSGTVVHGKKIGRTIGYPTANIETESIKLLPKKGAYIVEVTVRGQQYRGMLSIGTNPTVNGEKLTVEVYILDFEGDIYDEEITVKFRAFLHDEIKFEGIEKLVERLDEDKRLTGEFDF; encoded by the coding sequence TTGAAAGTTTTCAGGAATTTTAAAGATTATACTTCACAAAAGCCTTTAGCACTGTCTTTAGGAATGTTTGACGGAGTGCATCTCGGTCATAAAAGTATTATTGATGAATTAATAAAAGTAGGTTCTGAAAACAGCCTGGAGACTGGCGTACTTACTTTCTGGCCTCACCCGAGATTTGTTTTTAACCCAAATGAAAATCTTAAACTTCTTAATACGATCGATGAGAAAAAATTTCTGATGGAAAAATATAATATCGGAAATTTATTTTTAAAAGAATTTGATGAAGAATTCAGGAACTTAACGGGAGAAGAGTTTGTGCGTCAGATTTTAGTGGGTCAGCTTCACGTAAAATATTTAATCATTGGCTACGACCATTCTTTCGGAAAAAATAAAAGCGGAAACTTTGAACTGCTTCAGAAATTATCCAAAGAACTGGACTTTGAGGTTGAACAGATGGAGGCTATTAATATCCATGAAAACAATATCAGCTCTACCAAAATCCGTAACGCCATTTTAGCAGGTCATATTCAGGAAGCCAACGAGATGCTGGGATACCCGTACTCTGTTTCCGGAACTGTTGTTCACGGAAAGAAAATCGGGCGCACCATCGGATATCCAACGGCCAATATTGAGACAGAGTCTATTAAGCTTTTGCCTAAAAAAGGAGCTTACATTGTGGAAGTCACTGTCAGAGGTCAGCAGTACAGAGGCATGCTGAGCATCGGAACAAACCCCACCGTAAACGGAGAAAAATTAACCGTAGAAGTGTATATCCTGGATTTTGAAGGTGACATTTATGATGAAGAAATCACCGTAAAATTCAGAGCGTTTCTTCACGACGAAATTAAATTTGAAGGTATTGAAAAACTGGTTGAAAGGCTGGACGAGGATAAAAGATTAACTGGAGAATTTGACTTTTAA
- a CDS encoding histidine kinase, which produces MKKLVLVFILLFSQLSFAQTAKEIIDKNIELSGGLTNWKLLNSVLLQGKVILGIKDEYPIKIFQQRPNLTKTVITINGKDTAIEGYDGSKGYAMNYATNKVQEYPDYTAESFDNDFIDWENKGFEAKYLGKEKIGDIYCHKVELTKNVNKNIYYFDTKSFMLLKEIKKDETLIYSDYKKVGNLAMPFRIESSSAKKDGDYVMLINRIDINKVFPANTFKF; this is translated from the coding sequence ATGAAGAAATTAGTCTTAGTATTTATCCTTTTATTTTCACAGTTATCTTTCGCTCAGACCGCAAAGGAAATTATAGATAAAAATATTGAACTTTCCGGAGGATTAACGAATTGGAAGTTGTTAAATTCAGTCTTATTACAGGGAAAAGTAATTTTAGGTATAAAAGACGAGTATCCTATCAAAATATTTCAGCAGCGTCCGAATCTTACCAAAACAGTGATTACCATTAACGGAAAAGACACTGCCATTGAAGGATATGACGGATCTAAAGGATATGCGATGAACTATGCCACTAATAAAGTTCAGGAATATCCGGATTATACAGCTGAAAGTTTTGATAATGATTTTATAGACTGGGAGAATAAAGGTTTCGAAGCGAAATATCTGGGGAAAGAAAAAATAGGAGATATCTACTGCCACAAAGTTGAACTTACAAAAAATGTAAATAAAAATATCTATTATTTCGACACAAAAAGTTTTATGCTTTTAAAAGAAATTAAAAAAGACGAGACGCTCATCTATTCAGATTATAAAAAAGTAGGGAATTTGGCGATGCCTTTCAGAATAGAATCGTCCAGTGCTAAAAAAGATGGTGATTATGTTATGTTAATCAATAGAATAGATATTAACAAAGTATTTCCGGCCAATACCTTTAAATTTTAA
- a CDS encoding MmcQ/YjbR family DNA-binding protein, giving the protein MDANEILDYCLAKKGVTESFPFDNETLVMKVGTKMFLLMALEKQPLSINVKTDPEWSAELREQYPQITGAYHMNKIHWNAVMTDGLKRDLVFKMIDQSYELVFNSLTKKAKEEILST; this is encoded by the coding sequence ATGGATGCCAACGAAATTTTAGATTATTGTCTTGCTAAAAAAGGAGTTACAGAAAGTTTCCCTTTTGACAATGAAACTCTTGTAATGAAAGTCGGAACAAAAATGTTTTTATTGATGGCTTTGGAAAAACAGCCTTTAAGTATTAATGTGAAAACCGATCCGGAATGGAGCGCAGAACTTCGTGAGCAATACCCCCAGATTACAGGTGCCTATCACATGAACAAAATACACTGGAACGCAGTGATGACAGATGGTTTAAAAAGAGATTTAGTTTTTAAAATGATCGATCAGTCGTATGAATTGGTATTTAATTCATTAACGAAAAAAGCAAAAGAAGAGATTTTAAGTACTTAA
- a CDS encoding NAD(P)H-binding protein, translating to MKALVIGATGATGKDLVNQLLDDKDFEEINVFIRKPIDIQNDKLKVHIVDFEKPEEWRSLVKGDVAFSCLGTTLKTAGSKGAQRKVDFDYQYQFAKAARENEVEDYILVSSYGANPRSKIFYSKMKGELEEAVKQLHFNKITIFKPGMLERKDSDRTGEVLGSRIIKFANKIGLLESQKPLPTHILATAMVNSSKIKSNGYSSIKLGNIFSFAEKTND from the coding sequence ATGAAAGCTCTCGTAATCGGTGCTACAGGCGCTACAGGAAAAGATCTGGTCAATCAGCTACTCGACGATAAAGATTTTGAGGAAATTAATGTTTTTATAAGAAAACCTATTGATATTCAAAATGATAAACTTAAAGTTCACATCGTAGATTTTGAAAAACCTGAGGAATGGAGGTCTCTGGTAAAAGGTGATGTTGCATTTTCCTGTCTCGGAACCACCCTGAAAACCGCAGGAAGTAAGGGAGCCCAGAGAAAGGTTGATTTTGATTATCAGTATCAGTTTGCAAAGGCTGCCAGAGAAAATGAGGTAGAAGATTATATTTTAGTGTCTTCCTATGGAGCTAATCCAAGATCAAAAATTTTTTATTCAAAAATGAAGGGAGAACTGGAAGAAGCCGTAAAGCAGCTGCATTTCAATAAAATCACCATTTTTAAACCCGGAATGCTGGAAAGGAAAGATTCTGACCGGACCGGGGAAGTTTTGGGAAGCAGAATTATAAAATTCGCGAATAAAATAGGCTTACTAGAAAGTCAGAAACCATTACCGACACACATTTTAGCCACAGCAATGGTTAATTCTTCAAAGATAAAAAGCAATGGCTATTCAAGCATAAAGCTGGGAAATATTTTCTCTTTTGCGGAGAAAACTAATGATTAA